One genomic region from Shewanella aestuarii encodes:
- a CDS encoding DUF3069 domain-containing protein, producing MSDKDQQYTETVKQVSYNVANKVLPMDKMPATLLEAYDGLLVELLADKAGLFQQAWDGLPASAQKLFTQAEFHGFYIANAWMQLSRVAQEIADSADSEEEMNNNEYDGVFGRLAEQSLKECLRKLKKARTDRSMLNSFKQVMAD from the coding sequence ATGAGCGATAAAGATCAACAATACACAGAGACTGTGAAGCAAGTTTCTTATAACGTAGCGAATAAAGTGCTTCCTATGGATAAAATGCCAGCCACATTACTTGAAGCTTATGATGGCTTGTTAGTTGAATTATTAGCCGATAAAGCCGGCCTTTTTCAGCAAGCCTGGGACGGTTTACCGGCTAGTGCGCAAAAATTGTTTACCCAAGCTGAGTTTCATGGATTTTATATTGCTAATGCTTGGATGCAGTTAAGCCGTGTGGCTCAAGAGATTGCGGATAGCGCTGATTCTGAAGAAGAAATGAATAATAATGAATATGACGGTGTGTTTGGTCGTTTAGCAGAGCAGTCTTTAAAAGAGTGTTTACGTAAATTGAAAAAAGCTCGTACTGATCGCTCGATGCTCAATAGTTTCAAACAGGTCATGGCTGACTAA